The sequence CCCAAGTGGGACACAGCCAACGCCAGGGTCTCACAGTGCCCTGGAGCCCCACATGCCTTCAGGGATGGGATGGACAGGATGAGATGGATGGGTTGGGATGGTGCCACCCTGGGAATATCAAGACACCCAGCGCCAGGGTGGTCCCACAGCAGGGACAGCATggttctgctgctctgtggtggCTTGAACAGCCAGGCACAGGTGACCAACATGGGGGTTTGGGCACTGGACAAGAGCTGGGAGACTGACTGGAAGCACAACGCTCCTATAGTTTCACCCATGGAAATGGCACTGGGTGCCCCAGTATGAGTTGCTAGTGCTTTACAGATTCAGTGGGGTGTTACAACCACCCCTCCAAAACCAGGGTTACAGGCAGCATTGTGTGATGCCACCAGGTTTGAGTGCCTCTGCTCAGGAGGCCCTATACCCTTGGTGGGATGGTGGGATGTCCCAAGCCATCTACCAAGGGGTCTTAGCCAGGGACGAAATACCTGTCCCCTTGCTGGGGACAGTGTTGGTGCTAGGCAGGCACCAGGGACCCTGCCCTGATGGAAGTAGCCAACATCaccccatgtccctgcccacaACACCCATCTGCATGAACATCTCCAGCTTCTTGCCAACATTGAGGGCAATGTCTCTTGGAGAAACCAAGGCATGAAGCCAGGCAGGTCACTTGCTTGCTGAGAGCACTGTAGAACATggagccctgctcctggccaccCCACTATGTGTTTTGGCATTTGGAGCAGTGCTGCCGAGGGCAGTGGGGCGCAGCTGTACCCGCAGCATCCAGATGGTTAATGTGGCCCCATCAGTTGGCTGTGAAGGAAGGTTCTGGTCTCCATGGCAGCCGGCCCAGCTTCTCCAGACATTCAGATATTCATTAGAAATAAATCCGTCCCAACATGTTAGCCGACAAACAAGCTTAAACAGATACGCAACATATGGATTTATTAATCCATCAAATGCAAACACCCCTGCCTCGTGTCGGGAGCTGCAAATGTGCCCGGTGATGGATGGCTCTGAAGAAGGGCCATGCCAGGGTGCAGTGCCACTGAGCCAAACCTCATGCCAAAGGATGCTGAGTTACCCCAGGGGCAGGAGCAAACCTGCACCAGGGATGAGCACAGGACTTCCAAAGGGCAGGATCCCTGCTCATTGTAGGGGGTTTgcactagatgacctttgaaggtcgAACcataccattctatgattctatgttctcACCTTAAGCTGGACTAGCCCTGTTTCAcaccctcttttcttccctcaatCACCAGGAGGTGTTTATGGCAGTGAGAGCTCTTGCCACAAACCCAAAGCAAGGCTGCGACTTCCAACATCAATCCAAGCACCAAGCTCCCATCCCAGCTGCCTCCAGACAAAACACACCCCAAGGCCAGAGTCGTATCCAACTTCTGTATTTAGTGGCTCTTTACAGAACTTGTTCCTTCCAAAACTGTTAAACAAAGTTCATCGATCTCATAGAAACTTTTGAAGTACAGTACATGAGCCTAACAAAAACGTGACCGGTATGTCCCGCCAGCTTTAATACAACAGGATTGCCATGTCCGAGACTATCCTAAGTGCTTCCTTGAATCCCGTTCCACTAAAGCTCCTGCTAGCACACAACAGAGAAGAGCAGTCAATGGTCGTGCCTCGACCTTCTGCAACGTGGTGGCAGGGAAAAGAGTGGCCGTGGGCAAGCTGGGGCTTGCTGGGGCAGGATAGGTGGGCAAGGAGAGCCGTGCCCCCACGGAGCCGCTTTTAGCATCGCTCATGAACCACCACCCAAGTATAAAAATACCTTCTCTTCtgataaaaatgtataaatcaGTCAATGCATAGCCTCAGAGCCTGGCAGGGAGCCCTCCCGATGGCGGTGGCCACGCTGGGTGATGGCTGATGCCACGCAGGCAGGGGACAGGGCAAAGCAGCCCAGCATGGGCCACCCCACGgtgttttaaaggcattttgttAGCAGAGCCCcactggtggtggtggggtgagGAGGTGGCGCAGGGTCAGCCTTGGGAAGCCAAAGCTCAATGGTGTTTTGCCCAGTTCAGGTCTGAGCTTGCCCAATTCAGGCAGGAGCCTGGTGTGACACTCTGGGGCTCATCCTGGCTTCACGGGCAGCCACTGCCTGGGAATACCACTGCATTGAGGGGATGGTCCTCCTGCCCAGGTGCTCTCCCTAATAAAAGTGCTTCAGCCACCAGAGCTGGCTGTGATGCTGGGAGCAGCCCCGAGTAGGGTTTGACCCCCTGTGAGCACGCAGCTCATGATTTTTGGGTGCTCATCCCCAAGCACTGGTAACCCCGGGGCAAAGCTCGGAGGctccatctctttttctttcctaaacgGACAATGGCAGAGTGTGGGGAACTGGGATCCAATGGATTCCATCCCCCGTGAGCCAGAGCCACCCCTGAGCATCGCACCCGGGTACCTCTTCCCATCTCACTCCCAAAATCACAAGCACAggtttctctctttgcttttgcattggttttcctcttcctttgggagctggcaggagctgcaccGTGCCATATCGGGGCTGCCACCGGTTGCTGGCTGGAGGAAGCACGAGGGACAGCGTTGGGACCATGCTACATCTTGTTCCAGAAGGCTAGTGCAGACATTTCTACAACATATACAACCGCACGGGACATTCTGTGTTACAAAGGTTTCCAAAAACATAAACCACCAGAACTAAATACGTACTCAATGGCATCAGGGGGGTCGCTTTAGAGTCTTCAGGGACTATGTCGCAGTCTCTGGCTGGGGCAGAAGCGATGCGGTGTCTTACAGACAGAGGTGGAAACTGCTCAGCAAAAGTTTAGTCAATTTGGTCAGTCTCATAGTGCTTCTCGATGGCTTTGCTCAGTCTTTCCTGTGggttttatctttgtttttaatctcaTCCAGTGGCAAACTACAAGACTTCAGTGTACATTTAATGACACAACTGCTACATCATCTTCATTTTATAGCTATCTTTAATATCAAAGCAGCTTAAGCTGTTAATAAATTCCAAAGTatccttttattaaaatatctaaaagaggtctataaatattttttgttttcttttttttttgttttcttttctaaaatcGTTCCcagtatttcacatttaaaacaaagctgggGGAGATGTGGCTTCATAGTGGAGGCCGCCCCCTTTTTCCATGGGTGCTCCTGTCCATGGCGCCGGCTGCCTGTCGCCTCTTGGTGCGTGCTGCatttaacaaaatatatatatatatgtgggtgtctatatatatatttagggTGTTGGAGGGCTCAGAACTCCCACTCGAGGGCCTCCTCGCGGTTGGCAGCCCGCTCCAGGCGGTGGATGATGTTGTTGAGGTTGGCCATCTTCTCATGGCGCCGCTGGACGCTGGTGCTGAGCCGGGGGCCAGGAGCTGGCGGTAGCGCTGGTGACACCGGTCCAGCGGAGGATGGCCCCGGGGAGGCTGAGCCGGCAAGGCCAGGCGAGGATGCTGCCGAGGGTGACGTTGGGGAGACCTCCAAGCTGCAACGGGATGATCCCGATGAGGACTGGGAGCTGTCGGGATGCGGCGGTGGCGGTGGTGGGGGTCCCACGGTGGCAGCACCAGCACGGCCCCCCCGCCGCGGGAGGCTGCTGGCGCTGGGGGCAGCGGCGTGGGGGGCTGCCCCCCGATCCTCCTGCGGGGGGCCAGTGCCCTCGGCCGCCCCGGCCGGGCTGCGTGAGTCCCGCCGGCGGCCCCAGCCGCctgcctccccctgctcctccttcaCCTTCACAGTGGCACAGGGGTGCTCGCCCCCCCCAAGCACAGGTTTACGGTCCTCGGTGTCTGAATCGGGGCTATGGGGAGCCCGGCGCACAGGGACGGGTGTCCCGCCACTCTGCTCTGGATCCGTGTCGTTGTCCGGTGCGCCCTCCACCAGCATCTCCCGCCGCATCCGTGACCTGTCGGGATGCAACCACGGAGGGTCAGTGACCACCAACCATCACCCCATGTTTCAGGCACAACATGTCCTGAAAACGCATCTCCAGCCAGAAAACTGTGAAGACATCACTTGAGATGGAAAACTCCACCTTGCTGGCCTTTAAAAAacttattttggggaaaaatactttgcttGAACATGGGGAATGGGTTTTGCAACACTTTGGGGATGTTTCCAGCCAAACTGAGCcagtttttgttgtttaatacataacatttttcaaaggtttCTTTAGAACAGTTGTGTTGCAGGCTTTTCTGGAACCATCTGAGTGGAAAGGTTATGGGCTTGAAAACAACATTAGTCAATGTATGTGTCTTTTAATACTGGTTTATATTGGGAAAGGGGGGACAACCCATCACCCGGGCTGTTGACTTAAAGCAGGCAGCACTTGGTGTGGGTCTGAGGAGGACCCAAGAGCCGTGTATGCACCTGTAACACTGCTTAAGGATGAAGCTCTTGCTGCTCCCCTGGGCCAGGCTGCTGCGGGGATGGATCCTGTGCTCCTGGAGCCTCCATAAAGCTTTCCTCCACCCACCACAGAGCTCCTGTTTGGTGGCAAGTGGTGTCCCACACCAGTGAGAAGGTGGATATGAGCATGGTAATTGCTTTAGATGCTCAACATGACTTGGTCAAGGTGGTCAACACCTCTTGACTACCCATCAACCAGGGCACACGCAGCATTTCAGCTGCAATCCAGCACCATGCATAGGTCTGCACCTCCTCATCTATGCAAGAAGGACTGGGAGGACTGGTAGAGCAACAACGACACCCCCTTGGTGACCCAGCACCATCAGATATCCACAGCTCAGGAGCGTCCATACCTGTAGTTGTGGAACCAGTTGATGACAGTGTTGGTCTTGAGGTTGAGCTGGAAGGAGAGCAGCTCGATGGTCTGCTGCGAGGGGTAAGGCTCCAGCTGATAGGCTTTCTTCAAGGCTTCCTTCTCCTCCGGGGCCAGCACCACTCGTGGCTTCTTGAtctggaggaggctgaggtCCTGCggctgcaggctggggctggcgcACTCGGAGCGGGCGCTGGGGGACTCGCTGTCCGAGCCGGCGCTCATCAGCCCGTACCGACGTTTCAGGTaggctgcaggagaggagacCCAGCTGCATGCCCGGGGAGCCCCCCGCTTGCCCAGCACCCTGGACCCATTGAGGCTGCATCACCCTGACCCTcacctttcttctccagcttcttcATGTCACGCAGCTTCTCCACGTTGAGAGGGTCGTTGAGCCAGAGCTGCATGCGGACAAAGGGCTCCCTCCCCTTCAGGCTCAGCTTGTGCCATGGCTTGGGCCTGGAGAGGAGATCGGACACCGAGCCCTGTGTCAGGCCCAGGATGCTCTCCCCAAACAGCCGCTGGCctggcagaggagaagcagaggtgGTTAGAGCGGGGCAGAGCAGTGTGGTGGGTGCTACAGTCCCCCCATGGAGTGGGTGCACCCCATTTCCCGACCAGCATCCTCCCCAGCATGCCAGGATCCCACTGAGCACCCACAGCGAACAAGGAGGGGTCTGTGGCTATGGGAATTGGGGTGATGCATCCatgcagcctcaccagcagCTCCCGAAAACCCGGGCGGAGAGAGGATCCGCACCTAAATTGTTGTCCGTCAAGACCTCCTTGACCTTCTTGGTGATGGAGTATGTGTCCAGCTCAGGGGACATGGCAACGATCTCCTGGATGCCCACAGGTCCCTGGCTGTTGGGGTACGTCTTCCCACCCAGCGCAGGCGTGGACCGGCTCTCGggctgctggttttctttgctgctctcCAAGGCCAGGGTGAGGGGCTCCTGACAGCCCTTCTCGTGCtcggcggggctggggggcgGCGAGGGGGACGGCTGGGGCTCCACAGGGCTGGCTGCGTGACACCGGGCAGAGGGGTCAGCggggatggtgggatgggagaGGGCAGGGACCCGGCAGGAGCAGGAAGGATGTTTTGGGGATGCTGGCCGAGCCTCACCAGCAGTTATGGCAAAGCAGGAGGTGCCAGCGGAATAattagagagagaaaacaccagtaatatataaaataaaacccaattaCTACTTTATGCCAGGCACAAAGCCAACAATTTTTGCTGtgactttcctttttattattaacctAAATGACTTTCAAAACCCCCTTCTGACAAAATAACATCTGTATAACAGCCCAAAATTGTCTAAATGACTAATTAAGGGGGTTCAAAATGAGTTGGACGCATCAGAGGAGAGGGGGATGAAAGGGGATTGCCAGGATTGGGGCGTGGGTGCTGGGGAAGCTCTTCCCGGCACTGGTGTGGTAGCAGGACAAACTCCCCCTTGTGCCAGGATGCGAGGGATGGATGCAGAAGCATTGAGGGCACTGATGGCACTTGGGGACTGCAGGGATCACAGCGGTACTTACCCTGGGAAGGTGCTGGCTGCTGGTTGATGCCTTGGCCCAGCTGGTCGGTCAGCCAGAGCTGCATGCGGATGAAGGGCTCCCGGCCCTTCTGCGTCAGCTTGCTCCATGGCTTGGGCCGTGACAGCATGTCGCTCACGCTGCCCTGGGACAGCCCCAGCACCTAGGCACCACACATGTGTCACCCACCAGCACcgggctgctgcctgccctcgATCCCCACATCAAGGGAGGAGAAGCATACTGCCACCCACTGCCACACTCATGGCCCCAAGGCATGTCCAAAGCATGTCCATGGGTGCTGGACATGGTGAGCCCTGGGATACCCACTGGGATGGGAGGACGGTCCCTGCAGGGCTCTGCGCAGGGGACAAGGTGTTTCTGGTGGGAAGCACCACCAACCAGTTGGTGGTGGCCACTGGGAGACCATTTGGGGCTGGGTCAGACCTTGAGGACTCAGCATCCTCCCAGAGGAAACCCTCCAGGGAGAGTAGGGACCCTCAAAGGATCTGACGGAGGCCACTAATGAGGCCAGGGCTTCTGGTCATGGAGCAGAGGGGACAATGGACCCCTTTCCTCCAGGTTGGTACCTTCTCTCCGAAGATCCTTTGGCAGATGCCGTTCTTGGCCAACTTCTCCTTGACCTGCCGGGTCAGCTCCAGCGTGTCCACCTCCCTGTACATGTACATCTCGTACTGCTCTGGTGTTAGCGGCGGCACCGTGGGCTTCAGGGTCCGTGGCACATAGGTGGGGTAGTAGGAGAGACGACCACCAGCCGCCGGCTCTGCACCGGCTCCCTCTGCCTTCACCTCCGTGAGCCGGTGCGGCTCATCATCTGCTGGCGGCAGCTCATCCTCGTTGGTGCCACCTTCACCAGGCTCACCCCGAGGCCAGCCCCGGCCATTGGCCATGCTGGAGTAGCtcgaggaggaggaggacagcGAAGGCGAGACGGAGGTGTAGGGTCGGCTGAGCAGGCTCCGCTCCGATGCCCAGTGCTGGTCAAAGTAGGAGCTGGCATCGCCGATCTCTGACTTCACCTTCCGGATGATGCTCTGGACAAAGGCGGCAGGGGAGAGGACGGCCAGGGGTGTCTGTGGGGGGCCAGGGCTGGCCCCATTCCCCTCCTCTTGCTTCACATAGCGGGGGACAATGTTCTGGCTGACGGTGGCCAGTGTGGAGCGCTCAGCGGGTGGCGTGTCCCTAGGGCGCCCGCTGCCCCCCGACTCCATCTCCAGCAGCGCCTGCTGCTGCGCCTGCATCTCCCGCCGCGCCTGCTCCAGGATGCTCTTGATGGCATCTTCCGAGCTGCTGCCGCCCGCCCCGTTGGCCACCGCTTGCGATGCCGATGGTGTTTTGGGTTCCCCTGTAAAGAAAAGGGGTGAGGGGAGCCCCAAGGTGCAGCACATATTGTTTTACCATGTGGCCATAATACACAATGCAGGAGAAAAGGGATTTGGAGTGCTGTCTATGGAGTGGGTGCacagcagaaggagaagcagcacccacaaagcaaaagctgcgACACCCCTAGCTCAAAGCTTCCTTTTTGATGATTGCAAAATAAATCCCATTACCAACGATTGCAATAGAcaaacatgtttgttttccctgtctGTTTTTCCACCATTCCTGTCTAATTCAATTCTTCGGGATTCTGCTTTCTCAGCAGACTACCTGTTTTAATGTATTTCGTTTCTTGTAATTGACTGCGAGCGCAGCTGCTTTAA comes from Strigops habroptila isolate Jane chromosome 11, bStrHab1.2.pri, whole genome shotgun sequence and encodes:
- the CUX2 gene encoding homeobox protein cut-like 2 isoform X3; the protein is MSAWFPEPSYLPSPPPRAHPPCSSCLHTHAHGCTHVHAHSHPKTAPFWCLRPSFSPLSIHLLLPSVLLLPKSSHLSFCPRLLHVRVSLDRRTLCGILYKRHISPDSTFFALNGCCQHKSLAETVTEPDCSASILINPAPVLEAARSLEDRLQQLQRLEPAASHLKDLSRPWKKHPELVSTKERREGTSPAVAEPLQPGIDGKAPCAETLLQRNEAEQQKGLQEAQVTLAARLGEAEEKIKVLHAALKATQTELLELRCKYDEEAASKADEVAMIMTNLEKANQRAEAAQREVESLREQLAAVNSSLRLACCSPPGAAGDKVNYSMCSGSRLEAALAAKDREILRLLKDVQHLQSSLQELEESSANQIAELEGQLAAKNEAIEKLEEKLQAQADYEEIKTELSILKAMKVASASCSLPQSISKAEEALLLGKEAFYPSQKYLLEKPSLMASTEEDHSEDESGKDSLGMEQPYPSPQHAPTEEPTSPTPLPPLPGPGLAPDGPRTFSLSPFPGSERLSGDAKAPQLPPSSYKSESTTVGPSFPSGIFGAKSSTTHPSGTAPATSPSGEPTEGSTNSNAEEEQLDTAEIAFQVKEQLLKHNIGQRVFGHYVLGLSQGSVSEILARPKPWHKLTVKGKEPFIKMKQFLSDEQNVLALRTIQVRQRGSITPRIRTPETGSDDAIKSILEQAKKEIESQKGGEPKTPSASQAVANGAGGSSSEDAIKSILEQARREMQAQQQALLEMESGGSGRPRDTPPAERSTLATVSQNIVPRYVKQEEGNGASPGPPQTPLAVLSPAAFVQSIIRKVKSEIGDASSYFDQHWASERSLLSRPYTSVSPSLSSSSSSYSSMANGRGWPRGEPGEGGTNEDELPPADDEPHRLTEVKAEGAGAEPAAGGRLSYYPTYVPRTLKPTVPPLTPEQYEMYMYREVDTLELTRQVKEKLAKNGICQRIFGEKVLGLSQGSVSDMLSRPKPWSKLTQKGREPFIRMQLWLTDQLGQGINQQPAPSQASPVEPQPSPSPPPSPAEHEKGCQEPLTLALESSKENQQPESRSTPALGGKTYPNSQGPVGIQEIVAMSPELDTYSITKKVKEVLTDNNLGQRLFGESILGLTQGSVSDLLSRPKPWHKLSLKGREPFVRMQLWLNDPLNVEKLRDMKKLEKKAYLKRRYGLMSAGSDSESPSARSECASPSLQPQDLSLLQIKKPRVVLAPEEKEALKKAYQLEPYPSQQTIELLSFQLNLKTNTVINWFHNYRSRMRREMLVEGAPDNDTDPEQSGGTPVPVRRAPHSPDSDTEDRKPVLGGGEHPCATVKVKEEQGEAGGWGRRRDSRSPAGAAEGTGPPQEDRGAAPHAAAPSASSLPRRGGRAGAATVGPPPPPPPHPDSSQSSSGSSRCSLEVSPTSPSAASSPGLAGSASPGPSSAGPVSPALPPAPGPRLSTSVQRRHEKMANLNNIIHRLERAANREEALEWEF
- the CUX2 gene encoding homeobox protein cut-like 2 isoform X4; its protein translation is MRRERDPLWLRAGHSCRIPPWCPRCVKLPVIALSKRSKEAETAFLSVYKQLIEAPDPAPVLEAARSLEDRLQQLQRLEPAASHLKDLSRPWKKHPELVSTKERREGTSPAVAEPLQPGIDGKAPCAETLLQRNEAEQQKGLQEAQVTLAARLGEAEEKIKVLHAALKATQTELLELRCKYDEEAASKADEVAMIMTNLEKANQRAEAAQREVESLREQLAAVNSSLRLACCSPPGAAGQDKVNYSMCSGSRLEAALAAKDREILRLLKDVQHLQSSLQELEESSANQIAELEGQLAAKNEAIEKLEEKLQAQADYEEIKTELSILKAMKVASASCSLPQASAAARAGTLTGLWRPCQPCRRCLRRPFPSRLGSLQSISKAEEALLLGKEAFYPSQKYLLEKPSLMASTEEDHSEDESGKDSLGMEQPYPSPQHAPTEEPTSPTPLPPLPGPGLAPDGPRTFSLSPFPGSERLSGDAKAPQLPPSSYKSESTTVGPSFPSGIFGAKSSTTHPSGTAPATSPSGEPTEGSTNSNAEEEQLDTAEIAFQVKEQLLKHNIGQRVFGHYVLGLSQGSVSEILARPKPWHKLTVKGKEPFIKMKQFLSDEQNVLALRTIQVRQRGSITPRIRTPETGSDDAIKSILEQAKKEIESQKGGEPKTPSASQAVANGAGGSSSEDAIKSILEQARREMQAQQQALLEMESGGSGRPRDTPPAERSTLATVSQNIVPRYVKQEEGNGASPGPPQTPLAVLSPAAFVQSIIRKVKSEIGDASSYFDQHWASERSLLSRPYTSVSPSLSSSSSSYSSMANGRGWPRGEPGEGGTNEDELPPADDEPHRLTEVKAEGAGAEPAAGGRLSYYPTYVPRTLKPTVPPLTPEQYEMYMYREVDTLELTRQVKEKLAKNGICQRIFGEKVLGLSQGSVSDMLSRPKPWSKLTQKGREPFIRMQLWLTDQLGQGINQQPAPSQASPVEPQPSPSPPPSPAEHEKGCQEPLTLALESSKENQQPESRSTPALGGKTYPNSQGPVGIQEIVAMSPELDTYSITKKVKEVLTDNNLGQRLFGESILGLTQGSVSDLLSRPKPWHKLSLKGREPFVRMQLWLNDPLNVEKLRDMKKLEKKAYLKRRYGLMSAGSDSESPSARSECASPSLQPQDLSLLQIKKPRVVLAPEEKEALKKAYQLEPYPSQQTIELLSFQLNLKTNTVINWFHNYRSRMRREMLVEGAPDNDTDPEQSGGTPVPVRRAPHSPDSDTEDRKPVLGGGEHPCATVKVKEEQGEAGGWGRRRDSRSPAGAAEGTGPPQEDRGAAPHAAAPSASSLPRRGGRAGAATVGPPPPPPPHPDSSQSSSGSSRCSLEVSPTSPSAASSPGLAGSASPGPSSAGPVSPALPPAPGPRLSTSVQRRHEKMANLNNIIHRLERAANREEALEWEF
- the CUX2 gene encoding homeobox protein cut-like 2 isoform X9 codes for the protein MRRERDPLWLRAGHSCRIPPWCPRCVKLPVIALSKRSKEAETAFLSVYKQLIEAPDPAPVLEAARSLEDRLQQLQRLEPAASHLKDLSRPWKKHPELVSTKERREGTSPAVAEPLQPGIDGKAPCAETLLQRNEAEQQKGLQEAQVTLAARLGEAEEKIKVLHAALKATQTELLELRCKYDEEAASKADEVAMIMTNLEKANQRAEAAQREVESLREQLAAVNSSLRLACCSPPGAAGQDKVNYSMCSGSRLEAALAAKDREILRLLKDVQHLQSSLQELEESSANQIAELEGQLAAKNEAIEKLEEKLQAQADYEEIKTELSILKAMKVASASCSLPQSISKAEEALLLGKEAFYPSQKYLLEKPSLMASTEEDHSEDESGKDSLGMEQPYPSPQHAPTEEPTSPTPLPPLPGPGLAPDGPRTFSLSPFPGSERLSGDAKAPQLPPSSYKSESTTVGPSFPSGIFGAKSSTTHPSGTAPATSPSGEPTEGSTNSNAEEEQLDTAEIAFQVKEQLLKHNIGQRVFGHYVLGLSQGSVSEILARPKPWHKLTVKGKEPFIKMKQFLSDEQNVLALRTIQVRQRGSITPRIRTPETGSDDAIKSILEQAKKEIESQKGGEPKTPSASQAVANGAGGSSSEDAIKSILEQARREMQAQQQALLEMESGGSGRPRDTPPAERSTLATVSQNIVPRYVKQEEGNGASPGPPQTPLAVLSPAAFVQSIIRKVKSEIGDASSYFDQHWASERSLLSRPYTSVSPSLSSSSSSYSSMANGRGWPRGEPGEGGTNEDELPPADDEPHRLTEVKAEGAGAEPAAGGRLSYYPTYVPRTLKPTVPPLTPEQYEMYMYREVDTLELTRQVKEKLAKNGICQRIFGEKVLGLSQGSVSDMLSRPKPWSKLTQKGREPFIRMQLWLTDQLGQGINQQPAPSQASPVEPQPSPSPPPSPAEHEKGCQEPLTLALESSKENQQPESRSTPALGGKTYPNSQGPVGIQEIVAMSPELDTYSITKKVKEVLTDNNLGQRLFGESILGLTQGSVSDLLSRPKPWHKLSLKGREPFVRMQLWLNDPLNVEKLRDMKKLEKKAYLKRRYGLMSAGSDSESPSARSECASPSLQPQDLSLLQIKKPRVVLAPEEKEALKKAYQLEPYPSQQTIELLSFQLNLKTNTVINWFHNYRSRMRREMLVEGAPDNDTDPEQSGGTPVPVRRAPHSPDSDTEDRKPVLGGGEHPCATVKVKEEQGEAGGWGRRRDSRSPAGAAEGTGPPQEDRGAAPHAAAPSASSLPRRGGRAGAATVGPPPPPPPHPDSSQSSSGSSRCSLEVSPTSPSAASSPGLAGSASPGPSSAGPVSPALPPAPGPRLSTSVQRRHEKMANLNNIIHRLERAANREEALEWEF
- the CUX2 gene encoding homeobox protein cut-like 2 isoform X10, which codes for MRRERDPLWLRAGHSCRIPPWCPRCVKLPVIALSKRSKEAETAFLSVYKQLIEAPDPAPVLEAARSLEDRLQQLQRLEPAASHLKDLSRPWKKHPELVSTKERREGTSPAVAEPLQPGIDGKAPCAETLLQRNEAEQQKGLQEAQVTLAARLGEAEEKIKVLHAALKATQTELLELRCKYDEEAASKADEVAMIMTNLEKANQRAEAAQREVESLREQLAAVNSSLRLACCSPPGAAGDKVNYSMCSGSRLEAALAAKDREILRLLKDVQHLQSSLQELEESSANQIAELEGQLAAKNEAIEKLEEKLQAQADYEEIKTELSILKAMKVASASCSLPQSISKAEEALLLGKEAFYPSQKYLLEKPSLMASTEEDHSEDESGKDSLGMEQPYPSPQHAPTEEPTSPTPLPPLPGPGLAPDGPRTFSLSPFPGSERLSGDAKAPQLPPSSYKSESTTVGPSFPSGIFGAKSSTTHPSGTAPATSPSGEPTEGSTNSNAEEEQLDTAEIAFQVKEQLLKHNIGQRVFGHYVLGLSQGSVSEILARPKPWHKLTVKGKEPFIKMKQFLSDEQNVLALRTIQVRQRGSITPRIRTPETGSDDAIKSILEQAKKEIESQKGGEPKTPSASQAVANGAGGSSSEDAIKSILEQARREMQAQQQALLEMESGGSGRPRDTPPAERSTLATVSQNIVPRYVKQEEGNGASPGPPQTPLAVLSPAAFVQSIIRKVKSEIGDASSYFDQHWASERSLLSRPYTSVSPSLSSSSSSYSSMANGRGWPRGEPGEGGTNEDELPPADDEPHRLTEVKAEGAGAEPAAGGRLSYYPTYVPRTLKPTVPPLTPEQYEMYMYREVDTLELTRQVKEKLAKNGICQRIFGEKVLGLSQGSVSDMLSRPKPWSKLTQKGREPFIRMQLWLTDQLGQGINQQPAPSQASPVEPQPSPSPPPSPAEHEKGCQEPLTLALESSKENQQPESRSTPALGGKTYPNSQGPVGIQEIVAMSPELDTYSITKKVKEVLTDNNLGQRLFGESILGLTQGSVSDLLSRPKPWHKLSLKGREPFVRMQLWLNDPLNVEKLRDMKKLEKKAYLKRRYGLMSAGSDSESPSARSECASPSLQPQDLSLLQIKKPRVVLAPEEKEALKKAYQLEPYPSQQTIELLSFQLNLKTNTVINWFHNYRSRMRREMLVEGAPDNDTDPEQSGGTPVPVRRAPHSPDSDTEDRKPVLGGGEHPCATVKVKEEQGEAGGWGRRRDSRSPAGAAEGTGPPQEDRGAAPHAAAPSASSLPRRGGRAGAATVGPPPPPPPHPDSSQSSSGSSRCSLEVSPTSPSAASSPGLAGSASPGPSSAGPVSPALPPAPGPRLSTSVQRRHEKMANLNNIIHRLERAANREEALEWEF
- the CUX2 gene encoding homeobox protein cut-like 2 isoform X8, with protein sequence MHLDIRKGIHLLSPCNNTAAIPSCLFDDPAPVLEAARSLEDRLQQLQRLEPAASHLKDLSRPWKKHPELVSTKERREGTSPAVAEPLQPGIDGKAPCAETLLQRNEAEQQKGLQEAQVTLAARLGEAEEKIKVLHAALKATQTELLELRCKYDEEAASKADEVAMIMTNLEKANQRAEAAQREVESLREQLAAVNSSLRLACCSPPGAAGQDKVNYSMCSGSRLEAALAAKDREILRLLKDVQHLQSSLQELEESSANQIAELEGQLAAKNEAIEKLEEKLQAQADYEEIKTELSILKAMKVASASCSLPQASAAARAGTLTGLWRPCQPCRRCLRRPFPSRLGSLQSISKAEEALLLGKEAFYPSQKYLLEKPSLMASTEEDHSEDESGKDSLGMEQPYPSPQHAPTEEPTSPTPLPPLPGPGLAPDGPRTFSLSPFPGSERLSGDAKAPQLPPSSYKSESTTVGPSFPSGIFGAKSSTTHPSGTAPATSPSGEPTEGSTNSNAEEEQLDTAEIAFQVKEQLLKHNIGQRVFGHYVLGLSQGSVSEILARPKPWHKLTVKGKEPFIKMKQFLSDEQNVLALRTIQVRQRGSITPRIRTPETGSDDAIKSILEQAKKEIESQKGGEPKTPSASQAVANGAGGSSSEDAIKSILEQARREMQAQQQALLEMESGGSGRPRDTPPAERSTLATVSQNIVPRYVKQEEGNGASPGPPQTPLAVLSPAAFVQSIIRKVKSEIGDASSYFDQHWASERSLLSRPYTSVSPSLSSSSSSYSSMANGRGWPRGEPGEGGTNEDELPPADDEPHRLTEVKAEGAGAEPAAGGRLSYYPTYVPRTLKPTVPPLTPEQYEMYMYREVDTLELTRQVKEKLAKNGICQRIFGEKVLGLSQGSVSDMLSRPKPWSKLTQKGREPFIRMQLWLTDQLGQGINQQPAPSQASPVEPQPSPSPPPSPAEHEKGCQEPLTLALESSKENQQPESRSTPALGGKTYPNSQGPVGIQEIVAMSPELDTYSITKKVKEVLTDNNLGQRLFGESILGLTQGSVSDLLSRPKPWHKLSLKGREPFVRMQLWLNDPLNVEKLRDMKKLEKKAYLKRRYGLMSAGSDSESPSARSECASPSLQPQDLSLLQIKKPRVVLAPEEKEALKKAYQLEPYPSQQTIELLSFQLNLKTNTVINWFHNYRSRMRREMLVEGAPDNDTDPEQSGGTPVPVRRAPHSPDSDTEDRKPVLGGGEHPCATVKVKEEQGEAGGWGRRRDSRSPAGAAEGTGPPQEDRGAAPHAAAPSASSLPRRGGRAGAATVGPPPPPPPHPDSSQSSSGSSRCSLEVSPTSPSAASSPGLAGSASPGPSSAGPVSPALPPAPGPRLSTSVQRRHEKMANLNNIIHRLERAANREEALEWEF